A window of the Arachis duranensis cultivar V14167 chromosome 5, aradu.V14167.gnm2.J7QH, whole genome shotgun sequence genome harbors these coding sequences:
- the LOC107487700 gene encoding probable indole-3-acetic acid-amido synthetase GH3.1, with protein MACGSELLSPSPIEQPLAPATACDEKSAKALQFIEEVTKNTDSVQERVLEEILRQNADTEYLKRFDLNGATDRKSFKSKIPVVTYEDLQPDIQRIANGDRSTIFCAYPISEFLTSSGTSAGERKLMPFIHEELDRRQLLYSLLMPVMNQYVPDLDKGKALHFLFVKAETKTPGGLVARPVLTSYYKSDHFKNRPFDPYNLYTSPNEAILCPDSFQSMYTQMLCGLIMRHQVLRVGAVFASGLLRAIRFLQLNWQQLSHDISTGTLSPKITDPSITECMAKLLKPDPELAEFINMECSSEDWERIITRIWPNTKYLDVIVTGAMAQYIPTLDYYSGGLPKACTMYGSSECYFGLNLRPISDPSDVSYTIMPNMGYFEFIPHDDSSPLTLSRDSPPPLVDLAYVEVGKYYELVITTYCGLNRYRVGDILQVTRFHNTAPEFRFVRRKNVLLSIDSDKTDESELQRGIENASVLLKEFNTTVVEYTSYADTKSIPGHYVIYWELMIKNASRPPTNEVLNQCCLAMEESLNSVYRQGRVADNSIGPLEIRVVKNGTFEELMDYAISRGASINQYKVPRCVSFTPIMELLDSRVISVHFSPAAPHWTPERRR; from the exons ATGGCTTGTGGTTCTGAGTTGTTGTCACCCTCTCCTATTGAACAGCCTTTAGCTCCTGCAACTGCTTGTGATGAGAAGAGCGCAAAGGCTCTTCAGTTCATCGAGGAGGTCACAAAAAACACCGACTCGGTCCAGGAGAGAGTTTTGGAGGAGATTCTGCGCCAGAACGCCGACACAGAGTATCTGAAGCGATTTGACCTAAACGGAGCCACTGACCGGAAGAGCTTCAAGTCCAAAATTCCTGTCGTTACTTACGAGGATCTTCAGCCTGATATCCAGCGCATTGCAAATGGTGACCGCTCTACAATCTTCTGCGCTTACCCAATCTCTGAGTTCCTCACCAG ttctggcACATCTGCTGGCGAAAGAAAACTGATGCCGTTCATTCATGAGGAGTTAGACCGACGTCAGTTACTGTACAGCCTTCTCATGCCAGTCATGAACCA GTACGTTCCTGATTTGGACAAAGGAAAAGCGCTTCACTTCCTGTTCGTCAAGGCAGAAACGAAGACCCCCGGAGGGCTGGTGGCGCGGCCGGTGCTAACAAGCTACTACAAAAGCGACCACTTCAAGAACCGTCCGTTTGACCCATACAACTTGTACACTAGCCCGAATGAGGCGATCCTCTGCCCCGATTCGTTCCAGAGTATGTACACACAGATGCTATGCGGCCTCATCATGCGCCACCAAGTCCTCCGCGTCGGCGCCGTCTTCGCCTCCGGCCTTCTCAGGGCCATCCGCTTCCTCCAGCTTAACTGGCAACAGTTGAGCCATGACATCTCAACCGGAACCCTAAGCCCCAAAATCACCGACCCTTCCATAACGGAATGCATGGCCAAACTCCTCAAACCCGACCCGGAGCTTGCGGAATTCATAAACATGGAGTGCTCCAGTGAGGACTGGGAACGGATAATCACAAGAATCTGGCCAAATACTAAGTACCTGGACGTGATCGTCACCGGTGCCATGGCGCAATACATTCCCACGCTGGACTACTACAGTGGTGGATTACCTAAAGCTTGCACCATGTACGGTTCCTCCGAGTGCTACTTTGGTCTTAATCTCAGGCCAATTTCGGATCCTTCTGACGTTTCTTACACCATTATGCCAAACATGGGTTACTTCGAGTTCATTCCACACGATGACTCGTCTCCTCTCACTCTCTCCCGCGACTCGCCGCCGCCGCTCGTTGACCTCGCCTACGTCGAAGTCGGGAAGTACTACGAGCTCGTTATCACAACCTACTGCGGCCTCAACCGTTACCGTGTGGGTGACATTCTTCAAGTCACAAGGTTCCACAACACCGCGCCAGAATTCCGCTTTGTAAGAAGAAAGAACGTTCTTTTGAGCATCGATTCTGACAAAACCGATGAATCGGAGCTTCAGAGAGGCATAGAGAACGCATCTGTGCTGTTAAAGGAGTTCAACACGACGGTGGTTGAGTACACGAGTTATGCAGACACAAAATCGATCCCAGGGCATTACGTGATTTACTGGGAGCTTATGATAAAGAACGCTTCTCGTCCTCCAACTAATGAAGTTCTAAACCAGTGCTGCTTGGCAATGGAGGAGTCTTTAAACTCGGTTTATAGACAGGGAAGAGTTGCAGATAACTCAATTGGTCCTTTGGAAATAAGAGTGGTGAAGAATGGAACATTTGAGGAGCTCATGGACTATGCTATCTCCAGGGGTGCGTCCATTAATCAGTACAAGGTTCCAAGGTGCGTAAGCTTCACACCAATAATGGAACTGCTCGACTCTAGGGTGATCTCTGTTCATTTCAGCCCAGCTGCACCTCACTGGACACCGGAACGTCGTCGTTGA